From one Streptomyces sp. R41 genomic stretch:
- the dnaE gene encoding DNA polymerase III subunit alpha, translating to MSKPPFTHLHVHTQYSLLDGAARLKDMFNACNEMGMTHIAMSDHGNLHGAYDFFHTAKKSGVTPIIGIEAYVAPESRRNKRKIQWGQPHQKRDDVSGSGGYTHKTIWAANKTGLHNLFRLSSDAYAEGWLQKWPRMDKETISQWSEGLIASTGCPSGELQTRLRLGQYDEALKSAAEYQDIFGKDRYFLELMDHGIDIERRVRDGLLEIGKKLGIPPLVTNDSHYTYAHEATAHDALLCIQTGKNLSDPDRFRFDGTGYYLKSTDEMYAIDSSDAWQEGCANTLLVAEQIDTSGMFEAKNLMPKFDIPEGYTEVTWFQEEVRRGMERRFPGGIPEDRQKQAEYEMDVIIQMGFPGYFLVVADFIMWAKKQGIAVGPGRGSAAGSIVAYAMGITDLDPIPHGLIFERFLNPERVSMPDVDIDFDERRRVEVIRYVTEKYGADKVAMIGTYGKIKAKNAIKDSARVLGYPYAMGDRLTKAMPADVLGKGIDLSGITDSSHPRYSEAGEIRAMYENEPDVKKVIDTAKGVEGLVRQMGVHAAGVIMSSEPIVDHAPVWVRHTDGVTITQWDYPQCESLGLLKMDFLGLRNLTIMDDAVKMVKSNKGVDLDLLALPLDDPTTFELLQRGETLGVFQFDGGPMRSLLRLMKPDNFEDISAVSALYRPGPMGMDSHTNYALRKNGLQEITPIHKELEEPLQEVLAVTYGLIVYQEQVQKAAQIIAGYSLGEADILRRVMGKKKPDELAKNFVLFQEGAQKKGYSDEAIQALWDVLVPFAGYAFNKAHSAAYGLVSYWTAYLKANYPAEYMAGLLTSVKDDKDKSAIYLNECRRMGIKVLPPNVNESEQNFAAQGDDVILFGLSAVRNVGTNVVESIIKSRKAKGKYASFPDYLDKVEAVACNKRTTESLIKAGAFDTMGHTRKGLTAQFEPMIDNVVQVKRKEAEGQFDLFGGMGEEETSEPGFGLDVEFTTEEWDKAYLLAQEREMLGLYVSDHPLFGLEHVLSDKADAGISQLTGGEHADGAVVTIGGIISGLQRKMTKQGNAWAIATVEDLAGSIECMFFPATYQLVSTQLVEDAVVFVKGRLDKREDVPRLVAMELQVPDLSNAGTNAPVILTIPAVKVTPPMVSRLGEILSHHKGESEVRIKLQGPRKTTVLRLDRHRVKPDPALFGDLKVLLGPSCLAG from the coding sequence GTGTCAAAGCCGCCGTTCACGCACCTGCACGTCCACACCCAGTACTCGCTGCTGGACGGTGCCGCGCGGCTCAAGGACATGTTCAATGCCTGCAACGAGATGGGCATGACACACATCGCCATGAGCGACCACGGCAACCTCCACGGGGCGTACGACTTCTTCCACACGGCCAAGAAGTCGGGCGTCACGCCGATCATCGGCATCGAGGCCTACGTCGCTCCGGAGTCCCGGCGCAACAAGCGCAAGATCCAGTGGGGCCAGCCGCACCAGAAGCGCGACGACGTGTCCGGTTCGGGTGGTTACACGCACAAGACGATCTGGGCGGCGAACAAGACGGGCCTGCACAACCTCTTCCGGCTCTCCTCGGACGCGTACGCCGAGGGCTGGCTGCAGAAGTGGCCGCGCATGGACAAGGAGACCATCTCCCAGTGGTCCGAGGGGCTCATCGCCTCCACCGGCTGCCCCTCCGGTGAGCTGCAGACGCGGCTGCGCCTCGGCCAGTACGACGAGGCCCTGAAGTCGGCCGCCGAGTACCAGGACATCTTCGGCAAGGACCGGTACTTCCTGGAGCTGATGGACCACGGCATCGACATCGAGCGCCGGGTCCGCGACGGCCTCCTGGAGATCGGCAAGAAGCTCGGCATCCCGCCCCTGGTGACGAACGACTCGCACTACACGTACGCCCACGAGGCGACCGCGCACGACGCCCTGCTGTGCATCCAGACCGGCAAGAACCTCTCCGACCCGGACCGCTTCCGCTTCGACGGCACCGGCTACTACCTGAAGTCCACGGACGAGATGTACGCCATCGACTCCTCGGACGCCTGGCAGGAGGGCTGTGCCAACACCCTCCTGGTGGCCGAGCAGATCGACACCTCCGGCATGTTCGAGGCGAAGAACCTCATGCCGAAGTTCGACATCCCCGAGGGGTACACCGAGGTCACCTGGTTCCAGGAGGAGGTCCGCCGGGGCATGGAGCGCCGCTTTCCGGGCGGCATTCCCGAGGACCGCCAGAAGCAGGCCGAGTACGAGATGGACGTCATCATCCAGATGGGGTTCCCGGGGTACTTCCTCGTCGTCGCCGACTTCATCATGTGGGCCAAGAAGCAGGGCATCGCGGTGGGCCCGGGCCGTGGTTCGGCGGCCGGTTCGATCGTCGCGTACGCCATGGGCATCACCGACCTCGACCCGATCCCGCACGGTCTGATCTTCGAGCGCTTCCTGAACCCCGAGCGCGTCTCCATGCCCGACGTCGACATCGACTTCGACGAGCGTCGGCGCGTCGAAGTGATCAGGTATGTGACAGAGAAGTACGGCGCCGACAAGGTCGCCATGATCGGCACCTACGGCAAGATCAAGGCGAAGAACGCGATCAAGGACTCCGCGCGTGTGCTGGGCTACCCGTACGCGATGGGTGACCGACTCACCAAGGCGATGCCCGCCGACGTCCTCGGCAAGGGCATCGACCTCAGCGGCATCACCGACTCCTCGCACCCGCGCTACAGCGAGGCCGGCGAGATCCGGGCGATGTACGAGAACGAGCCGGACGTGAAGAAGGTCATCGACACCGCCAAGGGCGTCGAGGGCCTGGTCCGGCAGATGGGCGTGCACGCCGCCGGCGTCATCATGTCCAGCGAGCCCATCGTCGACCACGCGCCGGTGTGGGTGCGGCACACGGACGGCGTGACCATCACGCAGTGGGACTACCCGCAGTGCGAGTCGCTCGGCCTGCTGAAGATGGACTTCCTCGGCCTGCGCAACCTGACGATCATGGACGACGCCGTCAAGATGGTGAAGTCCAACAAGGGCGTCGACCTCGACCTGCTGGCCCTCCCGCTCGACGATCCGACGACCTTCGAACTGCTCCAGCGCGGCGAGACGCTCGGCGTCTTCCAGTTCGACGGCGGCCCCATGCGCTCGCTGCTGCGCCTGATGAAGCCCGACAACTTCGAAGACATCTCCGCCGTCTCGGCGCTCTACCGTCCCGGCCCGATGGGCATGGACTCGCACACGAACTACGCGCTCCGCAAGAACGGCCTGCAGGAGATCACGCCGATCCACAAGGAGCTGGAGGAGCCCCTCCAGGAGGTTCTGGCGGTCACCTACGGCCTGATCGTCTACCAGGAGCAGGTGCAGAAGGCCGCCCAGATCATCGCCGGGTACTCGCTCGGCGAGGCCGACATCCTCCGCCGTGTGATGGGCAAGAAGAAGCCCGACGAGCTGGCGAAGAACTTCGTCCTCTTCCAGGAGGGCGCCCAGAAGAAGGGCTACAGCGACGAGGCCATCCAGGCCCTGTGGGACGTGCTGGTCCCCTTCGCCGGCTACGCCTTCAACAAGGCCCACTCGGCCGCGTACGGCCTGGTCTCGTACTGGACCGCCTACCTGAAGGCGAACTACCCCGCCGAGTACATGGCGGGCCTGCTCACCTCGGTCAAGGACGACAAGGACAAGTCCGCGATCTATCTGAACGAGTGCCGGCGCATGGGCATCAAGGTGCTGCCGCCCAACGTCAACGAGTCGGAGCAGAACTTCGCCGCGCAGGGCGACGACGTGATCCTCTTCGGCCTCTCCGCCGTCCGCAACGTCGGTACGAACGTGGTCGAGTCGATCATCAAGAGCCGCAAGGCCAAGGGGAAATACGCCTCCTTCCCGGACTACCTCGACAAGGTCGAGGCCGTCGCCTGCAACAAGCGCACCACGGAATCGCTGATCAAGGCGGGCGCGTTCGACACGATGGGGCACACCCGCAAGGGCCTCACCGCCCAGTTCGAGCCGATGATCGACAACGTGGTGCAGGTCAAGCGCAAGGAGGCCGAGGGCCAGTTCGACCTCTTCGGCGGCATGGGCGAGGAGGAGACGAGCGAGCCCGGCTTCGGACTCGACGTCGAGTTCACCACCGAGGAGTGGGACAAGGCCTATCTGCTCGCCCAGGAGCGGGAGATGCTCGGTCTGTACGTCTCCGACCACCCGCTCTTCGGCCTGGAGCACGTGCTGTCCGACAAGGCGGACGCGGGCATCTCCCAGCTCACTGGAGGTGAGCACGCGGACGGCGCGGTCGTGACCATCGGCGGCATCATCTCGGGTCTGCAGCGGAAGATGACCAAGCAGGGCAACGCCTGGGCGATCGCCACGGTGGAGGACCTCGCGGGCTCCATCGAGTGCATGTTCTTCCCGGCGACCTACCAGCTGGTGTCGACCCAACTGGTCGAGGACGCGGTCGTGTTCGTCAAGGGACGCCTCGACAAGCGCGAGGACGTGCCGCGGCTGGTCGCGATGGAGCTCCAGGTCCCGGATCTGTCGAACGCGGGCACCAACGCGCCCGTGATCCTCACCATCCCGGCGGTCAAGGTCACCCCGCCCATGGTCAGCCGCCTCGGCGAGATCCTCAGCCACCACAAGGGCGAGAGCGAGGTCCGCATCAAGCTGCAGGGCCCGCGCAAGACGACGGTGCTGCGGCTCGACCGGCACCGCGTGAAGCCGGATCCGGCGCTCTTCGGCGACCTGAAGGTGCTGCTGGGCCCGTCCTGCCTGGCCGGCTGA
- a CDS encoding DUF2252 domain-containing protein has product MSVPQLSAEQRGEQILAVFDTAFGELLAADPAAFRVKFRKMAASAFAFYRGTAGLFYHDLDQEKRGGPYLDERTSRVWIHGDLHAENFGTYMDAQGRLIFNVNDFDEAYVGPFTWDLKRFAASVALIGYAKALSDEQITELVKVYAAAYRERIHALATGAKSDEVPPFTLDTAEGPLLDALRDARSLTRFGLLDSMTEIRDFERRFAPGGGSIELDAATRYKVLAAFDGYLETLPESSLARPDSYRVKDVVGRRGIGIGSAGLPSYNILLEGATDALENDVVIYIKQAQTPAVSRHITDSAIREYFQHEGHRTVISQRALQAHADPWLGWTELDGAGQLVAEVSPYAVDLDWGDIDDPEEIASVVADLGRATATMHAAADDESGHSELVPFSTERAIDAAIAADEDGFAGLLVDFAHSYGARARGDHQIFVDLFRNGRIPGL; this is encoded by the coding sequence ATGTCGGTCCCGCAGCTCAGCGCCGAGCAACGCGGCGAGCAGATCCTCGCCGTCTTCGACACCGCCTTCGGCGAGCTCCTGGCCGCCGACCCGGCCGCGTTCCGCGTGAAGTTCCGCAAGATGGCAGCCTCCGCATTCGCGTTCTACCGGGGCACGGCGGGCCTCTTCTACCACGACCTGGACCAGGAAAAGCGGGGCGGTCCGTACCTGGACGAGCGGACCTCCCGGGTCTGGATCCACGGCGACCTGCACGCCGAGAACTTCGGCACGTACATGGACGCCCAGGGCCGCCTGATCTTCAATGTGAACGACTTCGACGAGGCGTACGTAGGCCCCTTCACCTGGGACCTCAAGCGCTTCGCGGCCTCCGTGGCGCTCATCGGCTACGCGAAGGCGCTCAGCGACGAGCAGATCACCGAGCTGGTCAAGGTGTACGCGGCCGCCTACCGCGAGCGCATCCACGCCCTGGCCACCGGCGCCAAGAGCGACGAGGTGCCCCCCTTCACGCTGGACACCGCCGAGGGCCCGCTGCTGGACGCGCTGCGCGACGCCCGCTCGCTGACCCGCTTCGGGCTGCTCGACTCGATGACCGAGATCCGTGACTTCGAGCGCCGCTTCGCGCCGGGCGGCGGCTCCATCGAGCTGGACGCGGCCACCCGCTACAAGGTGCTCGCCGCGTTCGACGGCTACCTGGAGACGCTGCCCGAGTCGTCGCTGGCCCGCCCGGACTCGTACCGCGTGAAGGACGTCGTCGGCCGCCGCGGCATCGGCATCGGCTCGGCCGGCCTGCCCTCGTACAACATCCTTCTGGAGGGCGCCACCGACGCCCTGGAGAACGATGTTGTGATCTACATCAAGCAGGCCCAGACCCCGGCCGTCTCCCGGCACATCACGGACTCCGCGATCCGCGAGTACTTCCAGCACGAGGGCCACCGCACGGTGATCTCGCAGCGCGCGCTCCAGGCGCACGCCGACCCGTGGCTGGGCTGGACCGAGCTGGACGGCGCGGGCCAGCTGGTCGCCGAGGTCTCGCCGTACGCGGTGGACCTGGACTGGGGCGACATCGACGACCCCGAGGAGATCGCCTCGGTCGTCGCCGACCTCGGCCGGGCCACGGCCACGATGCACGCGGCGGCGGACGACGAGAGCGGCCACTCGGAGCTGGTCCCGTTCTCCACGGAGCGGGCCATCGACGCGGCGATCGCGGCCGACGAGGACGGCTTCGCGGGCCTCCTGGTGGACTTCGCGCACAGCTACGGCGCACGCGCGCGCGGCGACCACCAGATCTTCGTGGACCTGTTCCGCAACGGCCGGATTCCGGGCCTGTAG
- a CDS encoding thioredoxin domain-containing protein translates to MSKRNSQAAKSAARERLRLEREKQAKRAKAKRQVIVACSVVAVLAAAGGIGYAVVQANKPSYWDGLKDAKVVTPANTTGTKGTTVVIGKDTAKKTLKLYEDPRCPVCAQFEQTVGSTVKKDIDDGKFKIQYIGATFIDNKDNGQGSKNALSALGAALNVSPEAFLEYKTALYSAKWHPDETTDKFKDDAYLIKVANTVSALKDNTKFQDAVKKGTYDAWAMAMSKTFDTNKDGVTGTPGFVMDGKQLTADNKGTPLLTVADFNRVVDAALKG, encoded by the coding sequence ATGAGCAAGCGAAACAGCCAGGCGGCGAAGAGCGCGGCCCGGGAGCGGCTGCGCCTGGAGCGCGAGAAGCAGGCCAAGCGTGCCAAGGCCAAGCGGCAGGTCATCGTGGCCTGTTCGGTGGTGGCCGTACTGGCCGCGGCGGGCGGCATAGGCTACGCCGTCGTCCAGGCCAACAAGCCCAGCTACTGGGACGGTCTGAAGGACGCCAAGGTCGTCACCCCGGCCAACACCACAGGCACGAAGGGCACCACGGTCGTCATCGGCAAGGACACCGCCAAGAAGACCCTCAAGCTCTACGAGGACCCGCGCTGCCCGGTGTGCGCCCAGTTCGAGCAGACCGTCGGCTCGACCGTGAAGAAGGACATCGACGACGGCAAGTTCAAGATCCAGTACATCGGCGCCACGTTCATCGACAACAAGGACAACGGCCAGGGCTCCAAGAACGCGCTGAGCGCCCTGGGCGCCGCGCTGAACGTCAGCCCCGAGGCGTTCCTCGAGTACAAGACCGCGCTGTACTCGGCGAAGTGGCACCCGGACGAGACGACCGACAAGTTCAAGGACGACGCCTACCTCATCAAGGTCGCGAACACCGTTTCCGCGCTGAAGGACAACACGAAGTTCCAGGACGCGGTCAAGAAGGGCACCTACGACGCCTGGGCGATGGCCATGTCGAAGACCTTCGACACCAACAAGGACGGCGTGACCGGCACCCCGGGCTTCGTCATGGACGGCAAGCAGCTCACCGCCGACAACAAGGGCACCCCGCTCCTGACGGTGGCCGACTTCAACAGGGTGGTGGACGCGGCTCTCAAGGGCTGA
- a CDS encoding alkaline phosphatase, producing the protein MTSRYRSSEATQGLNSLSPRRRTVVKAAAATAVLAGPLAAALPARAATDAPAFLHGVASGDPLPDGILLWTRVTPTAEAIPGSGLGPDTEVSWMVAKDKTFTTVVAKGSTTATAASDHTVKADIRGLAPATDYWFRFSAGGTDSPVARTRTAPAADAAVSGLRFGVVSCANWEAGYFSSYRHLAARNDLDAWLHLGDYIYEYKSGEYAARGTVVRPHAPTNEILTLADYRTRHGKYKTDPDLQALHLKAPVVAIWDDHEFADNAWSGGAVNHTEGAEGTWSARQAAAKQAYFEWMPVRPAVAGTTYRRLRFGKLADLSLLDLRSFRSQQAATASGSVDDPDRTITGRTQLDWLKANLKASDTKWRLVGNSVMISPFSFGSLSADLLKPLAKLLGLPQEGIAANTDQWDGYTDDRREVLAHLRSNAIGNTVFLTGDIHMAWANDVPVDAGTYPLSASAATEFVVTSVTSDNLDDIVKVPEGTVSAIAAPIIKAANRHVHWVDTDRHGYGVLDITADRAQMDYYVLSDRTNANATSSWVRSYRTRTGTQKVERTYDPV; encoded by the coding sequence GTGACCAGTCGATACAGATCATCCGAGGCAACCCAGGGCCTCAACTCCCTTTCGCCACGCCGCCGTACGGTCGTCAAGGCCGCGGCGGCGACCGCTGTCCTGGCAGGCCCGCTCGCCGCCGCTCTTCCGGCCCGCGCCGCCACGGACGCCCCCGCCTTCCTGCACGGTGTCGCCTCCGGTGACCCGCTGCCCGACGGCATCCTGCTGTGGACCCGGGTGACGCCCACCGCCGAGGCGATACCCGGCTCCGGGCTCGGCCCGGACACCGAGGTGAGCTGGATGGTGGCGAAGGACAAGACGTTCACCACCGTCGTCGCCAAGGGCTCCACCACCGCGACGGCCGCCTCCGACCACACCGTCAAGGCCGACATCCGCGGCCTGGCCCCGGCCACCGACTACTGGTTCCGCTTCTCGGCAGGCGGCACCGACTCCCCGGTGGCGCGCACCCGCACCGCGCCGGCGGCGGACGCGGCCGTGTCGGGCCTGCGCTTCGGCGTCGTCTCCTGCGCCAACTGGGAGGCCGGCTACTTCTCCTCCTACCGCCACCTCGCGGCCCGGAACGACCTCGACGCCTGGCTGCACCTCGGCGACTACATCTACGAGTACAAGTCCGGCGAGTACGCGGCCCGCGGCACAGTCGTCCGCCCGCACGCCCCGACGAACGAGATCCTCACCCTCGCCGACTACCGCACCCGGCACGGCAAGTACAAGACCGACCCGGACCTGCAGGCCCTGCACCTCAAGGCGCCGGTCGTCGCGATCTGGGACGACCACGAATTCGCCGACAACGCCTGGTCGGGCGGCGCGGTCAACCACACCGAGGGCGCCGAGGGCACCTGGAGCGCCCGTCAGGCGGCCGCCAAGCAGGCCTACTTCGAGTGGATGCCGGTCCGCCCGGCCGTCGCCGGCACCACCTACCGCCGGCTGCGCTTCGGCAAGCTCGCCGATCTGTCCCTCCTCGACCTGCGCTCCTTCCGCTCACAGCAGGCGGCCACGGCCAGCGGCTCGGTCGACGACCCGGACCGCACGATCACCGGCCGCACCCAACTCGACTGGCTGAAGGCCAACTTGAAGGCGTCCGACACCAAGTGGCGGCTGGTCGGCAACTCGGTGATGATCTCGCCGTTCTCCTTCGGCTCGCTCTCCGCCGACCTGCTCAAGCCGCTCGCCAAGCTGCTCGGGCTGCCGCAGGAGGGCATCGCCGCCAACACCGACCAGTGGGACGGCTACACCGACGACCGCCGTGAGGTGCTGGCCCACCTGCGCTCCAACGCCATCGGCAACACCGTCTTCCTCACCGGTGACATCCACATGGCGTGGGCCAACGACGTGCCGGTGGACGCCGGGACCTACCCGCTGTCCGCGTCGGCGGCCACCGAGTTCGTGGTCACCTCGGTCACCTCCGACAACCTCGACGACATCGTGAAGGTCCCCGAGGGCACGGTCTCCGCCATCGCCGCGCCGATCATCAAGGCCGCCAACCGGCACGTCCACTGGGTCGACACCGACCGGCACGGCTACGGCGTCCTGGACATCACCGCCGACCGCGCGCAGATGGACTACTACGTCCTGTCCGACCGCACGAACGCGAACGCGACCTCGTCGTGGGTGCGTTCGTACCGCACCCGCACGGGCACGCAGAAGGTCGAGCGCACCTACGACCCGGTGTAG
- a CDS encoding dienelactone hydrolase family protein — protein MNIMLFHSTYGPRPAVRAAADRLRAAGHEVWTPDLFDGRTFETVEEGMAFKEEIGKDELLKRAVLAAAPYSDRGLVYAGFSLGASIAQTLALGDEKARGLLLLHGTSDIAQSASVDELPVQLHVAEPDPFETDDWLSSWYLQMGRLGADVEVYRYAGAGHLYTDPDLPDYDEEAAEATWRVALGFLDSL, from the coding sequence ATGAACATCATGCTCTTTCACTCGACCTACGGGCCGCGGCCCGCGGTGCGCGCCGCGGCGGACCGGCTGCGCGCCGCGGGACACGAGGTGTGGACGCCCGATCTCTTCGACGGGCGCACCTTCGAGACCGTGGAGGAGGGCATGGCCTTCAAGGAGGAGATCGGCAAGGACGAGCTGCTGAAGCGGGCCGTTCTGGCGGCCGCGCCTTACTCGGATCGGGGGCTCGTGTACGCCGGGTTCTCGCTGGGCGCCTCCATCGCGCAGACCCTGGCGCTCGGTGACGAGAAGGCCCGCGGGCTGCTGCTCCTGCACGGCACGTCGGACATCGCTCAGAGCGCGTCGGTGGACGAGCTGCCGGTCCAGCTGCACGTGGCCGAGCCGGACCCGTTCGAGACGGACGACTGGCTGAGCTCCTGGTACCTGCAGATGGGAAGGCTGGGCGCCGACGTCGAGGTGTACAGATACGCCGGGGCCGGCCACCTCTACACCGACCCCGACCTCCCGGACTACGACGAGGAGGCCGCCGAGGCCACCTGGCGGGTGGCGCTCGGCTTCCTCGACAGCCTGTAG
- a CDS encoding mechanosensitive ion channel family protein has product METVLRPLIVIGGSVVLTLLIGWAVDQLLRRADHRHHEATPLWGLLRRGRVPLMLVLFAALLRGSYDQAKLLMEHRVGIGRTLTLILIGSAAWLVVRIATAIVETSYTRYATAHRDPARVRRVRTQVTLIQRVVSAIVAVVAIASMLLTFPAMRAAGASLLASAGILGIVAGVAAQSTLANLFAGLQIAFGDMVRLGDTVVVDGEWGTVEEITLTFLTVRTWDERRITMPVSYFTSKPFENWSRGTPQMTGIVFFHVDHSAPVEAMREKLRDILRECPAWDGRDYGLAVTDSTPNTMQVRALVTAKDADDIWTVRVTVREQMIRWLTEKHPYALPRVNTTDAALPPGRAPRAGRGESDGADGAAARADHGRTAHEPPRTGPGRG; this is encoded by the coding sequence ATGGAGACCGTACTGCGCCCGCTGATCGTCATCGGTGGCTCGGTCGTGCTCACGCTGCTCATCGGATGGGCCGTGGACCAGCTGCTGCGACGGGCCGACCACCGACACCACGAGGCCACCCCGCTGTGGGGCCTGCTCCGCCGCGGCCGAGTCCCCCTCATGCTCGTGCTGTTCGCGGCCCTGCTCAGAGGCTCGTACGACCAGGCGAAACTGCTGATGGAACACCGGGTCGGCATCGGCCGGACCCTGACACTGATCCTCATCGGGTCCGCCGCATGGCTGGTGGTGCGCATCGCGACGGCGATCGTCGAGACCTCGTACACCCGCTACGCCACCGCCCACCGCGATCCGGCGAGGGTCCGCCGGGTGCGCACGCAGGTGACGCTGATCCAGCGCGTGGTGTCCGCGATCGTCGCCGTGGTGGCGATCGCGTCGATGCTGCTCACGTTCCCCGCGATGCGTGCCGCCGGTGCCTCGCTGCTCGCCTCGGCCGGCATCCTCGGCATCGTCGCCGGTGTCGCCGCGCAGTCCACGCTCGCCAACCTCTTCGCCGGGCTGCAGATCGCCTTCGGCGACATGGTGCGCCTCGGCGACACCGTCGTGGTGGACGGCGAGTGGGGCACGGTCGAGGAGATCACGCTGACGTTCCTGACGGTACGGACGTGGGACGAACGCCGGATCACCATGCCGGTCTCGTACTTCACCTCCAAGCCCTTCGAGAACTGGTCGCGCGGCACCCCCCAGATGACCGGCATCGTCTTCTTCCACGTCGACCACTCCGCGCCCGTGGAGGCGATGCGCGAGAAACTGCGCGACATCCTGCGCGAGTGCCCGGCCTGGGACGGCCGCGACTACGGACTGGCCGTCACGGACTCGACGCCCAACACCATGCAGGTACGCGCCCTGGTCACCGCGAAGGACGCGGACGACATCTGGACGGTACGGGTCACGGTCCGCGAGCAGATGATCCGCTGGCTGACCGAGAAGCACCCCTACGCACTCCCCCGCGTCAACACGACGGACGCGGCACTGCCGCCGGGCCGGGCACCGCGTGCGGGGCGCGGCGAATCGGACGGAGCGGACGGGGCCGCAGCCCGTGCGGACCACGGTCGGACCGCGCACGAGCCTCCGCGGACGGGGCCGGGCCGCGGTTGA
- a CDS encoding SDR family NAD(P)-dependent oxidoreductase, producing MARNVVISGGGSGIGLATAQTFAADGDRVLLLGRRAEVLEKAGVPGALTYAADLSDPHSVRGVAEFVGDEFGTVDVLVHSAGGAGNLEPKVESEDPLEAVAHNWTVNFRLNTLTAALLTEALRERLASPGGRVLFLSSIAAYRGSGSGAYAASKAALHPYAYDLARELGPRGITVNVVAPGYVEDTGFFGGEIEQARRERLVAETSTGRAGTPGDVAGTLHWLASPGAGHITAQVIQVNGGAERGH from the coding sequence ATGGCGCGCAACGTTGTGATCAGCGGTGGTGGTTCGGGGATCGGGCTCGCGACGGCGCAGACCTTCGCGGCCGACGGGGATCGGGTGTTGCTGCTCGGGCGGCGGGCCGAGGTGTTGGAGAAGGCCGGGGTGCCCGGAGCGCTCACGTACGCCGCCGATCTGAGTGATCCGCACAGTGTCCGCGGTGTCGCCGAGTTCGTGGGGGACGAGTTCGGCACCGTGGACGTGCTGGTGCACAGTGCCGGAGGTGCCGGGAATCTGGAGCCGAAGGTCGAGAGCGAGGACCCGCTCGAAGCCGTCGCGCACAACTGGACCGTCAACTTCCGGCTCAACACGCTGACCGCGGCCCTGCTCACGGAGGCCCTGCGGGAGCGGCTGGCCTCGCCCGGCGGACGGGTGCTGTTCCTGAGTTCCATCGCCGCCTACCGGGGATCCGGCAGCGGCGCGTACGCGGCGTCCAAGGCTGCGCTGCACCCGTACGCCTACGATCTGGCCCGGGAGTTGGGGCCGCGGGGCATCACCGTGAACGTGGTGGCGCCCGGCTATGTCGAGGACACCGGGTTCTTCGGCGGCGAGATCGAGCAGGCCCGGCGGGAGCGGCTCGTCGCGGAGACCTCGACGGGGCGGGCCGGTACGCCCGGGGACGTCGCCGGGACTCTTCACTGGCTGGCGTCCCCGGGCGCCGGACACATCACCGCGCAGGTGATCCAGGTCAACGGGGGCGCGGAACGCGGGCATTGA